Proteins from a genomic interval of Phenylobacterium sp. LH3H17:
- the phnE gene encoding phosphonate ABC transporter, permease protein PhnE has product MRDGAYHQAMAVAPRAMRPQGRLVQAGLVVAGLAAFIAMCADLNLAPDALFAGLDKLGRFAEGALPPSDGGDPLRIVKALAETFAMAFAGTVLAALAALPLGALGAKTVVGQPVLHFAFRRALDWFRGVPALVWALILVSAFGLGPFGGVIALALADIPSLAKLFSEAIENCDEKPIEGVRAAGVPPLMALRYGLAPQVTPVMASQCLFFLESNFRNAAVLGIVGAGGIGFELEERIRIFAFDEVLFIVGLYMLCVAALDTVSQRLRASLA; this is encoded by the coding sequence GTGAGAGATGGGGCCTACCACCAGGCGATGGCGGTCGCGCCTCGCGCCATGCGCCCGCAGGGGCGTTTGGTTCAGGCCGGCCTGGTCGTCGCCGGCCTCGCGGCCTTCATCGCCATGTGCGCGGACCTCAATCTGGCGCCGGACGCCCTGTTCGCCGGCCTGGACAAGCTGGGGCGGTTCGCCGAAGGGGCCTTGCCGCCCTCCGACGGCGGGGACCCGCTGCGCATCGTAAAGGCCCTGGCCGAGACCTTCGCCATGGCCTTCGCCGGAACGGTGCTGGCGGCCCTCGCAGCGCTGCCGCTGGGCGCGCTGGGCGCTAAGACGGTGGTGGGCCAGCCGGTTCTGCACTTCGCCTTCCGCCGGGCGCTGGACTGGTTCCGCGGCGTGCCGGCCCTGGTCTGGGCCTTGATCCTGGTCTCGGCCTTCGGCCTGGGTCCGTTCGGCGGAGTGATCGCCCTGGCGCTGGCCGACATCCCCAGCCTTGCCAAGCTGTTCTCCGAAGCCATCGAGAACTGCGACGAGAAGCCGATCGAGGGGGTCCGGGCCGCGGGCGTCCCGCCGTTGATGGCGCTGCGCTACGGCCTTGCGCCCCAGGTCACGCCGGTCATGGCCAGCCAATGCCTGTTCTTCCTGGAGAGCAATTTCCGCAACGCCGCGGTGCTGGGCATCGTCGGCGCCGGCGGCATCGGGTTCGAACTGGAGGAGCGGATTCGCATCTTCGCCTTCGACGAGGTTCTGTTCATCGTCGGCCTCTACATGCTGTGCGTCGCGGCCCTGGATACCGTGTCCCAGCGTCTCAGGGCGAGCCTGGCCTGA
- the phnE gene encoding phosphonate ABC transporter, permease protein PhnE, with product MNLAVAEFESLRRRTLRRQRLRALAGLLIFSAVLLVSFQRSQFFSSDIGGDPLGRVADFLTRMIPDLKAEALVADSRTKGSLAWWFYDLPVWLKLGWQTVEMAIVATVLGAAGGLVASFLCARNLMPFPAVRFAVRRTLEAIRTLPDLILALILVAAFGVGPLAGVITLAISTVGGLGKLFAEINEEVDPRQLEAMEAAGVGPLSRIRYGVVPQVLPNYASYVLIRLEGNLAGAAALGIVGAGGIGLELQRAITYTEFDTYLAILLLIVCMIFVIDLTSEAIRHRLIGLAAAR from the coding sequence TTGAACCTGGCCGTCGCCGAGTTCGAGAGCCTGCGCCGGCGCACACTGCGTCGACAGCGGCTGCGGGCCCTGGCGGGCCTGCTGATCTTCTCGGCCGTCCTGCTGGTCTCGTTCCAGCGCAGCCAGTTCTTCTCCTCCGACATCGGCGGCGATCCCCTGGGCCGCGTGGCCGACTTCCTGACCCGCATGATCCCCGACCTGAAGGCCGAGGCCCTGGTCGCCGACAGCCGCACGAAGGGCTCGCTGGCCTGGTGGTTCTACGACCTGCCGGTCTGGCTGAAGCTGGGGTGGCAGACCGTCGAGATGGCCATTGTCGCCACCGTGCTCGGCGCCGCCGGAGGGCTGGTCGCCTCGTTTCTGTGCGCACGCAACCTGATGCCGTTTCCGGCGGTGCGATTCGCGGTCCGGCGGACGCTGGAGGCCATACGCACCCTGCCGGACCTGATCCTCGCCTTGATCCTGGTGGCCGCCTTCGGGGTCGGGCCGCTGGCTGGCGTGATCACACTGGCCATCTCCACCGTGGGAGGCCTCGGCAAGCTGTTCGCGGAGATCAATGAAGAGGTCGATCCGCGCCAGCTCGAGGCCATGGAGGCCGCCGGGGTGGGCCCCTTGAGCCGCATCCGCTACGGCGTCGTCCCGCAGGTCCTGCCCAACTACGCCTCCTATGTGCTCATCCGGCTGGAGGGCAACCTGGCAGGCGCCGCGGCCCTGGGCATCGTCGGCGCCGGCGGCATCGGTCTCGAACTGCAGCGAGCCATCACCTACACCGAATTCGACACCTATCTGGCGATCCTGCTGCTGATCGTCTGCATGATCTTCGTGATCGACCTGACCTCCGAGGCGATCCGCCATCGCCTGATCGGCCTGGCGGCGGCGCGGTGA
- a CDS encoding PhnD/SsuA/transferrin family substrate-binding protein, whose product MSRSLAAVLAAALLTATGATAAQPLRLAAISPDARPCALPGAASPAGEKAYYDHLAKRLGVPVQRCPVASAADAAAALAAGKLDLAVLDPAAFVPVKATTRAILTLRPEGGLNRIMIVLAVPAASPARSLADLRGKTLVFGGRTPAALVLPRQALADRGAASGFFGQELVEADGDAAAARLRGGQAQAMVLHAAAWQRLCPKVAVKKAKPCTDLKVLARIRPQASQAIVVRQDMPLDTRYRLIGIHLPLHFENRAAFAWASAWSPKAAEFEPTEAQALTAAP is encoded by the coding sequence ATGAGCCGCTCCCTGGCCGCAGTCCTGGCCGCCGCCCTGCTGACGGCCACCGGCGCCACGGCCGCCCAGCCCCTGCGCCTCGCGGCGATCTCGCCCGACGCCCGGCCGTGCGCCCTGCCTGGCGCGGCCAGTCCCGCTGGGGAGAAGGCCTACTACGACCACCTCGCCAAGCGCCTCGGCGTGCCCGTGCAGCGGTGTCCGGTCGCCAGCGCCGCCGACGCCGCTGCGGCGCTCGCCGCGGGCAAGCTGGATCTCGCCGTCCTCGATCCCGCCGCCTTCGTCCCCGTCAAGGCCACGACGCGGGCCATCCTAACCCTGCGCCCCGAGGGCGGCCTCAACCGCATCATGATCGTCCTGGCGGTTCCGGCCGCCAGCCCGGCCCGAAGCCTCGCCGACCTGCGCGGCAAGACCCTGGTGTTCGGCGGCCGCACGCCCGCGGCGCTCGTCCTGCCACGACAAGCCCTGGCCGACCGGGGCGCGGCGAGCGGCTTCTTCGGCCAGGAACTGGTGGAGGCTGATGGCGACGCCGCCGCCGCGCGCCTGCGCGGAGGCCAGGCCCAGGCCATGGTCCTGCACGCCGCGGCCTGGCAGCGCCTCTGCCCCAAGGTGGCGGTCAAGAAGGCCAAACCCTGCACCGACCTGAAGGTCCTGGCCCGCATCCGGCCGCAGGCGTCCCAGGCGATCGTCGTGCGCCAGGACATGCCGCTGGACACCCGCTACCGATTGATCGGCATTCACCTGCCGCTGCACTTCGAGAACCGGGCCGCCTTCGCCTGGGCCTCGGCCTGGTCGCCCAAGGCCGCCGAGTTCGAACCGACCGAGGCTCAAGCCCTGACGGCCGCGCCTTGA
- the phnD gene encoding phosphate/phosphite/phosphonate ABC transporter substrate-binding protein, with product MRRSFLCLTAACAGLLTACGEKPEAVASGDWRSGVKEIRMAVSGSNDDPMIVRRRGVYQAHLSKALGLPVKLYESSDYNGVIQALSSGQVDLAQMAGGSYANVDAQVGDLVSPILSLRQAEGGTGYYSSIVVRADSPFRSVADLKGRSLGFVDFNSTSGYLVPRARLREQGIDPDTYFSKTGFAGGHTQAVMALANGQFDAAILQASGGDPEHGFSRGALHTMARRGLVDVEDFRIIWTAGPIPSEAFVVRTDRPQPMIDLVRGAMAALPYDEPDLWPDLGQLDGSAYTSVTRDHYKDIIALRAADLAQRRGQGGRP from the coding sequence ATGCGACGATCCTTCCTGTGCCTTACCGCGGCCTGCGCCGGGCTGCTCACTGCCTGCGGTGAGAAGCCTGAGGCGGTCGCCTCGGGGGACTGGCGCAGCGGCGTCAAGGAGATCCGCATGGCGGTCAGCGGCAGCAACGACGACCCGATGATCGTGCGCCGCCGCGGCGTCTACCAGGCGCACCTCAGCAAGGCGCTGGGCTTGCCGGTCAAGCTCTACGAAAGCTCGGACTACAACGGCGTCATCCAGGCCCTTTCGTCTGGCCAGGTGGACCTGGCGCAGATGGCCGGCGGTTCCTACGCCAATGTGGACGCCCAGGTCGGCGACCTGGTGTCGCCGATCCTCTCCCTGCGCCAGGCCGAGGGGGGGACGGGCTACTATTCCTCCATTGTCGTACGCGCCGACAGTCCGTTCCGATCCGTCGCCGACCTCAAGGGCCGATCGCTGGGCTTCGTGGATTTCAACTCCACCTCTGGCTACCTGGTCCCGCGCGCCAGGCTGCGCGAACAGGGGATCGATCCCGACACCTATTTCAGCAAGACCGGCTTCGCCGGCGGCCACACACAGGCGGTGATGGCCCTGGCCAATGGTCAGTTCGATGCGGCCATCCTGCAGGCCAGCGGCGGAGATCCGGAGCACGGCTTCAGCCGAGGGGCCCTGCACACCATGGCCCGGCGCGGCCTGGTCGACGTCGAGGATTTCCGGATCATCTGGACGGCCGGGCCGATCCCCAGCGAGGCCTTCGTCGTCCGCACCGACCGGCCCCAGCCGATGATCGATCTGGTGCGCGGCGCCATGGCGGCCCTGCCATATGACGAACCCGACCTGTGGCCAGATCTCGGCCAGCTCGACGGCTCGGCCTACACCTCGGTGACCCGAGACCACTACAAGGACATCATCGCCCTGCGCGCCGCCGACCTGGCCCAGCGACGCGGGCAGGGAGGCCGGCCATGA
- a CDS encoding SIMPL domain-containing protein, protein MKTLVRAGALALLLATAAAAPAALAQTSPAGAASMFNATTLNLSAYGETRIAPDKATINLGVVTEAPTAAGALSANGERMNSVIAALRKAGIAEKDIQTSGLNLSPQYDYVQNEPPRLRGYQASNQVTVTVNDLAKLGAAVDATVKAGANQVNGISFGLKDPTAAENAARHEAVKALSAKAALYGQATGHRISRLVSLSEGGGYSVPPPMPMVQYARMEKADSSGTAISGGELSVRIDVTALYEMTR, encoded by the coding sequence ATGAAAACCCTCGTCCGCGCCGGCGCCCTGGCCCTGCTGCTCGCGACCGCCGCGGCCGCACCCGCCGCCCTGGCCCAAACCTCGCCGGCTGGAGCCGCTTCCATGTTCAACGCCACCACCCTCAACCTCTCGGCCTATGGCGAGACCCGCATCGCGCCCGACAAGGCGACGATCAACCTGGGCGTGGTGACGGAAGCGCCTACGGCGGCCGGCGCGCTCTCGGCCAACGGCGAGCGGATGAACAGCGTCATCGCCGCCCTGCGCAAGGCCGGCATCGCCGAGAAGGACATCCAGACCTCGGGCCTGAACCTCTCGCCCCAGTACGACTATGTGCAGAACGAACCGCCAAGGCTGCGCGGCTACCAGGCCTCCAACCAGGTTACGGTGACCGTGAACGACCTGGCCAAGCTGGGCGCCGCCGTGGACGCCACGGTGAAGGCCGGCGCCAACCAGGTAAACGGCATCTCCTTCGGCCTGAAGGATCCCACGGCCGCCGAGAACGCCGCGCGCCACGAGGCGGTGAAGGCGCTCAGCGCCAAGGCCGCGCTCTATGGCCAGGCCACCGGCCACCGCATCAGCCGCCTGGTGTCGCTGAGCGAAGGCGGCGGCTATTCGGTCCCGCCGCCCATGCCGATGGTGCAGTACGCCCGAATGGAGAAGGCCGACTCGTCCGGCACGGCGATCTCCGGCGGCGAGCTGTCGGTGCGGATCGATGTCACCGCCCTCTATGAGATGACCCGCTAG
- a CDS encoding enoyl-CoA hydratase/isomerase family protein: MDPFEQAWSHLSVSLEGAVATVRLNRPEARNALNTALMEELTAFARAIRRRGDITAVILTGSERFFSAGADLGAQGERRRPTLLETRQAVMAGPDMCEAWEEIEAVTLAALEGYCIGGGCALAVACDFRIMGQGATMRLPEVPLGINMSWRSLPRITALVGPARAKRFVMFGEAASAATCLDWGFCDEVVADGEALGAAQAWAAKLAALPPLPVRMTKEAIDAVTKGGHHAATFMDRDQFLLTSRSSDFREGVAAFFEKRPPRFTGD, encoded by the coding sequence ATGGATCCGTTCGAACAGGCTTGGAGCCATCTGAGCGTCAGCCTGGAGGGCGCGGTCGCCACGGTCCGCCTCAACAGGCCGGAGGCGCGGAACGCGCTGAACACCGCCCTGATGGAAGAGCTCACCGCCTTCGCCCGCGCGATCCGGCGGCGCGGCGACATCACCGCGGTGATCCTCACCGGCTCCGAGCGTTTCTTCTCGGCCGGGGCCGATCTCGGCGCCCAGGGCGAGCGGCGCAGGCCCACCCTGCTGGAGACCCGCCAAGCGGTGATGGCCGGTCCCGACATGTGCGAGGCCTGGGAGGAGATCGAGGCCGTCACCCTGGCGGCCCTCGAGGGCTACTGCATCGGCGGCGGATGCGCGCTCGCGGTGGCCTGCGACTTCCGGATCATGGGCCAGGGCGCGACCATGCGGCTGCCGGAGGTGCCGCTCGGTATCAACATGAGCTGGCGCAGCCTGCCGCGGATCACCGCCCTGGTCGGTCCGGCGCGCGCCAAGCGGTTCGTGATGTTCGGGGAAGCGGCCTCGGCCGCCACCTGCCTGGACTGGGGGTTCTGCGACGAGGTCGTCGCCGACGGCGAGGCCCTGGGGGCTGCCCAGGCCTGGGCGGCCAAGCTCGCCGCCCTGCCGCCGCTGCCGGTGCGGATGACCAAGGAGGCGATCGACGCGGTGACCAAGGGCGGCCATCACGCGGCGACCTTCATGGATCGCGACCAGTTCCTGCTGACCAGCCGCAGTTCGGATTTCCGCGAGGGGGTGGCGGCCTTCTTCGAGAAGCGGCCGCCCAGGTTCACCGGCGACTAG
- the panD gene encoding aspartate 1-decarboxylase, whose protein sequence is MLVTLMKAKLHRATVTQADLEYEGSIAIDRDLLDASGILPHEQVDVLNITTGARFTTYAIEAPRGSKVIGVNGAAARLVQKGDKVIVVTYGMLPSEEARNYSPTVVLLDDGNHVKMAA, encoded by the coding sequence ATGCTGGTGACCCTGATGAAGGCCAAGCTGCACCGCGCCACGGTGACCCAGGCCGACCTGGAGTACGAAGGCTCGATCGCCATCGACCGCGATCTGCTGGACGCCTCGGGTATCCTGCCGCATGAGCAGGTCGACGTGCTGAACATCACCACCGGCGCGCGCTTCACCACCTACGCCATCGAGGCGCCCCGCGGCTCGAAGGTGATCGGGGTCAACGGCGCCGCCGCGCGCCTGGTGCAAAAGGGCGACAAGGTGATCGTGGTCACCTACGGCATGCTGCCGTCGGAGGAGGCCCGCAACTATTCCCCCACCGTCGTGCTGCTGGACGACGGCAATCACGTGAAGATGGCCGCGTGA
- a CDS encoding alpha/beta hydrolase: MPPCLSFRPYHPTARTALIAAVAVLASACTPLGVFNTFVPHDSALRSATDQAYGGAPRQTLDVYAPRRIEAPRPIAVFFYGGSWETGRRQDYEWTARALAAKGFVVVLPDYRLYPAVRFPAFLEDGALAVRWAVDHGPAYGGDPSRIVLLGHSAGAYNAVMLALDDRYLKAAGVDPLTIRAVAGLAGPYDFLPLKGAGVTNVFGREADLAATQPATFARADAPPMFLATGEADAEVPPRDTAYLAAALRRAGASVEEHHYPGLDHNGVMKAIARPFRSLAPLLDEMSDFLREKAG; encoded by the coding sequence ATGCCGCCATGCCTCTCGTTCCGGCCCTACCATCCGACCGCCAGGACGGCCCTGATCGCGGCGGTGGCCGTACTGGCCAGCGCCTGTACGCCGCTCGGCGTGTTCAACACCTTCGTGCCGCACGACTCGGCCCTGCGCAGCGCAACGGACCAGGCCTATGGCGGCGCCCCGCGCCAGACCCTGGACGTCTATGCTCCCCGCCGCATCGAAGCGCCGCGGCCCATCGCCGTCTTCTTCTACGGCGGCTCGTGGGAGACGGGGCGGCGGCAGGACTACGAGTGGACCGCCCGGGCCCTGGCGGCCAAGGGCTTCGTGGTGGTGCTGCCCGACTACCGGCTCTATCCGGCGGTCCGCTTCCCGGCCTTCCTGGAGGACGGCGCCCTGGCGGTGCGCTGGGCGGTGGACCACGGCCCGGCCTATGGCGGCGATCCCAGCCGGATCGTGCTGCTGGGCCATTCGGCGGGCGCCTACAACGCCGTGATGCTGGCCCTGGACGATCGCTATCTGAAGGCCGCCGGCGTCGATCCGCTCACGATCAGGGCCGTGGCGGGCCTGGCCGGGCCCTATGACTTCCTGCCGCTGAAGGGGGCCGGCGTGACGAACGTGTTCGGCCGGGAGGCCGACCTCGCGGCGACCCAGCCGGCCACCTTCGCCCGCGCCGACGCCCCGCCGATGTTCCTGGCCACGGGGGAGGCCGACGCCGAGGTGCCGCCGCGCGACACCGCCTATCTGGCCGCGGCGCTGCGCCGGGCCGGGGCGAGCGTGGAGGAGCATCACTATCCGGGCCTGGACCACAACGGCGTCATGAAGGCCATCGCCCGGCCGTTCCGGAGTCTGGCTCCGTTGCTGGACGAGATGTCGGACTTCCTGCGCGAAAAGGCCGGCTAG
- a CDS encoding serine hydrolase encodes MDGDQALGGFSSEGLAAIPASLAPVVEAGDLSGFVTLLWRKGELAQVNTLGLRDVEAGLPMTRDTLFRIASMTKPITSVAAMMLLEEGKLSLDDPITKWLPEFADMQVLKSASGPLSETVRAVRDITIDDLMTHRAGLAYGFTSIGPIAHAHEEALGPPLGGPHGPDEWLKRLGELPLSYQPGERFHYSHATDVLGFLVGRVAGTGYREFIMERILQPLGMADTDFWCPPDKRDRMAKLYRINPETDKMQDASFPHIDGPPAFCAGGGGLISTADDYLKFARMMLNGGELDGRRYLKRETVEQMRTSRLTDDQRQIPFMGIPFWLGQGFGLGLSVITDPEKQAWMGAGSEGSFGWPGAFGTWWQADPAEDMVMIYLIQNSMPLGPEAAAQLATGQRMGGRAALPVFQKLTYAALGRAL; translated from the coding sequence ATGGACGGCGATCAGGCTTTGGGCGGCTTCTCTTCGGAGGGCTTGGCGGCCATACCGGCCAGTCTGGCGCCGGTGGTGGAGGCGGGCGACCTCTCGGGCTTCGTAACCCTGCTTTGGCGCAAGGGCGAGCTGGCCCAGGTCAATACGCTGGGTCTGCGCGACGTCGAGGCAGGCCTGCCCATGACCCGCGACACCCTTTTCCGGATCGCCTCCATGACCAAGCCGATCACCTCGGTGGCGGCCATGATGCTGCTCGAGGAAGGCAAGCTCAGCCTGGATGACCCGATCACCAAGTGGCTGCCTGAATTCGCCGACATGCAGGTCCTTAAGTCGGCCTCCGGCCCCCTATCGGAGACCGTGCGGGCCGTCCGCGACATCACTATCGACGACCTGATGACCCATCGCGCGGGCCTGGCCTACGGCTTCACTTCGATCGGCCCGATCGCCCACGCCCACGAAGAGGCCCTGGGCCCGCCGCTGGGCGGACCGCACGGTCCCGACGAATGGCTGAAGCGGCTGGGCGAGCTGCCGCTATCGTACCAGCCCGGCGAGCGCTTCCATTACAGCCACGCCACCGATGTCCTGGGCTTCCTGGTCGGCCGCGTCGCCGGAACCGGCTATCGCGAGTTCATCATGGAGCGGATCCTGCAGCCGCTCGGCATGGCCGACACCGACTTCTGGTGCCCGCCGGACAAGCGCGACCGCATGGCCAAGCTCTACCGGATCAACCCCGAGACGGACAAGATGCAGGATGCGTCGTTCCCGCACATCGACGGCCCGCCGGCCTTCTGCGCGGGCGGCGGAGGCCTGATATCGACGGCCGACGACTATCTGAAGTTCGCCCGCATGATGCTGAACGGCGGCGAACTGGACGGCCGGCGCTATCTGAAGCGCGAGACCGTCGAGCAGATGCGGACCAGCCGCCTGACCGACGACCAGCGCCAGATCCCGTTCATGGGCATTCCGTTCTGGCTGGGCCAGGGCTTCGGACTGGGTCTCTCCGTGATCACCGATCCCGAGAAGCAGGCCTGGATGGGCGCGGGGTCGGAAGGCTCGTTCGGCTGGCCGGGCGCCTTCGGCACCTGGTGGCAGGCCGACCCGGCCGAGGACATGGTGATGATCTACCTGATCCAGAACTCCATGCCGCTGGGTCCCGAAGCCGCCGCGCAACTGGCCACCGGCCAGCGCATGGGCGGCCGCGCCGCCCTGCCGGTGTTCCAGAAACTGACCTACGCGGCCCTGGGCCGTGCGCTCTAG
- a CDS encoding flagellar basal body rod C-terminal domain-containing protein: MDPIATAQYGMLAASRRFEASAFRTAQMGDPNANVDLGFEVVEQITAKHEFSANAAVIRTADDMLGDLLDILA; this comes from the coding sequence ATGGATCCGATTGCGACCGCTCAGTACGGCATGCTCGCGGCCAGCCGCCGCTTCGAGGCCTCGGCCTTTCGCACCGCGCAGATGGGCGACCCCAACGCCAATGTGGACCTTGGCTTCGAGGTGGTCGAACAGATAACCGCCAAGCATGAGTTCTCGGCCAACGCCGCGGTGATCCGCACCGCCGACGACATGCTGGGCGACCTGCTGGACATCCTGGCCTAG
- a CDS encoding TIGR02466 family protein, which translates to MALRSLFVTQVYEASLTGERDFEGFNAELEDACRMLADEDMAGRAWCKQNAYGGYTSYASLDDLPTRASVFGDLKRRLDRHAAAFARDLALDLGSRRLKMDSLWVNVLKPGAAHSGHIHPHSVISGTVYVATPPGASALKLEDPRLPLMMAAPPRRLDAPEAAKSFVYLQPQPGTILMWESWLRHEVPANAAKRERISISFNYGWR; encoded by the coding sequence ATGGCTCTGCGCTCGCTCTTCGTCACCCAGGTCTATGAGGCCTCGCTCACCGGCGAGCGCGACTTCGAGGGCTTCAACGCCGAACTCGAGGACGCCTGCCGCATGCTGGCGGACGAGGACATGGCCGGCCGCGCCTGGTGCAAGCAGAACGCCTATGGCGGCTACACCTCCTACGCCTCGCTGGACGACCTGCCGACCCGGGCCAGCGTGTTCGGCGACCTGAAGCGCAGGCTCGATCGCCACGCGGCCGCCTTCGCCCGGGACCTGGCGCTCGACCTGGGATCCCGGCGGCTGAAGATGGACAGCCTGTGGGTCAATGTCCTGAAGCCCGGCGCGGCCCATTCGGGCCATATCCATCCGCACAGCGTCATCTCCGGCACGGTCTATGTGGCGACGCCGCCCGGGGCCAGCGCGCTGAAGCTGGAGGATCCTCGCCTTCCGCTGATGATGGCCGCCCCGCCCCGCCGGCTGGACGCCCCCGAGGCGGCCAAGAGCTTCGTCTACCTGCAGCCCCAGCCCGGCACGATCCTGATGTGGGAGAGCTGGCTGCGCCATGAGGTCCCGGCCAACGCCGCCAAGCGCGAGCGAATCTCCATCAGCTTCAACTACGGCTGGCGCTAG
- a CDS encoding RMD1 family protein codes for MPEPPLPTPADLKPLTARAVVLGERIDTAGLERRDAISTAPLSFRVADGLVVVFRYGVVVMIGLDPFAEDEVLRSVAPRVQGPVNKREEETIQLAARDDQDEGVQPDGVIRIGALSPDKLLVVADAVAKSAALASDERQVAEVFDTIEPWARRLSETGRSPGGRRDMIRLIGSALLVQHRVAERVAVREKPDILWDRPDLERLYARLEDEYELVERAETLGRKLELIGETVTVMTDLIDTQRSLRLEAIIVGLIVFEIIITLTQMMTGLH; via the coding sequence ATGCCCGAGCCCCCGCTCCCGACGCCTGCCGATCTGAAGCCACTGACGGCGCGCGCCGTCGTCCTGGGTGAGCGGATCGACACCGCGGGCCTGGAGCGGCGCGACGCCATCTCCACCGCCCCGCTGTCCTTCCGGGTCGCCGACGGCCTGGTGGTCGTGTTCCGCTACGGCGTGGTCGTGATGATCGGGCTAGACCCCTTCGCCGAGGACGAGGTGCTGCGCAGCGTCGCCCCCCGCGTCCAGGGTCCGGTCAACAAGCGCGAGGAAGAGACCATCCAACTGGCCGCCCGCGACGACCAGGACGAGGGCGTCCAGCCCGACGGGGTCATCCGCATTGGAGCCCTGTCGCCCGACAAGCTGCTGGTGGTCGCCGACGCTGTGGCCAAGAGCGCCGCCCTGGCCAGCGACGAGCGCCAGGTGGCCGAGGTGTTCGACACCATCGAACCGTGGGCCAGGCGGCTGTCGGAGACCGGTCGCAGCCCTGGCGGGCGGCGCGACATGATCCGGCTGATCGGCTCGGCCCTGCTCGTCCAGCACCGGGTCGCCGAGCGGGTGGCGGTGCGCGAGAAGCCCGACATTCTCTGGGATCGGCCGGACCTGGAGCGCCTCTACGCCCGGCTGGAGGACGAATACGAACTGGTCGAGCGCGCCGAGACGCTGGGCCGGAAGCTGGAGCTGATCGGCGAGACTGTCACGGTGATGACCGACCTCATCGACACCCAGCGTTCGCTGCGCCTGGAGGCCATCATCGTCGGCCTGATCGTCTTCGAGATCATCATCACCCTGACCCAGATGATGACCGGCCTCCACTAG
- a CDS encoding VCBS repeat-containing protein, whose protein sequence is MKRRLGIGIVVAVLVAAGAAQAQVTPADRAGAFKAAGVKPGKWVDRESGAECQYAIEADGVKDLNGDGRPDIVITGSGTYCYGNTGQGYFITEKTAAGTWRLIDQNQGIPTFLPTRGVGGWPDIEVGGPGFCFPIVRYNGKEYAFLRSKEHQRGACARR, encoded by the coding sequence ATGAAGCGTCGTCTAGGGATCGGAATCGTCGTCGCCGTGCTGGTCGCGGCGGGAGCCGCGCAGGCCCAGGTCACCCCGGCCGACCGGGCCGGGGCCTTCAAGGCCGCGGGCGTCAAGCCCGGCAAGTGGGTGGACCGCGAGAGCGGGGCGGAGTGCCAGTACGCCATCGAGGCCGACGGGGTGAAGGACCTCAACGGCGACGGCCGGCCCGACATCGTCATTACCGGCTCCGGGACCTACTGTTACGGAAATACGGGCCAGGGCTATTTCATCACCGAGAAGACCGCCGCCGGGACCTGGCGGCTCATCGATCAGAACCAGGGCATACCGACCTTCCTGCCCACCCGGGGCGTTGGCGGCTGGCCGGATATCGAGGTGGGTGGCCCCGGCTTCTGCTTCCCGATCGTCCGCTACAACGGCAAGGAATACGCCTTCCTGCGCAGCAAGGAACACCAGCGCGGCGCCTGCGCCCGGCGCTGA